CAGAAATTCATTGCATTAATTTACTGCGGCATCCGTGTATCCGGACTTGGAAAAACTAGCAGAAATATGTAATCGTTTCATAAACATCTTCCTCAGaagcaataaatatttgtgtctAATCTTTGCTATCAATTCCGTGCCATTTAAGCCATAGAGACCTTCTTTGTTTGCTATCTTTCgataaattccatttaagcTTTATGCTCTTCTTACGAGActgataaataaacaataatcgccactataaaaatataatacacaCAGCCGGTGGCTGTTGTATATCTAAATTCTGCAATAGAGCAAAATGCCCaaagtaaagtaaacaaactcCATAAGTGACAGGAACTTTCACCCAGTCGCTTATTAATTCAACACCAATTAAATGCCCACTTCTACGGCTGTCAACGGACTGAACCAACCAATTGACACATAAATTACGCCTATTTGGAAATAAGCCGACTTTGTGACCTGCAAAACCTATTGATTAGTAGCTGAATAATTAAAGAGGGCCATGCATTAAAGAGGGACGATAAGGAAGCCAACATGGCACTTAAAGAGCTTGACTAGACTTTCCGCTCCGTGCAGATTGACCCCTTTGTTTATCCGACGGATACGCGATGGGCGGATTGGCGCAACATCCAACATACAACACCCAAGAGCCTCGCCAGCCATTCGAAAAGTGCACCCAAGCGTAAACTGTTGATGCCCCCGAAAGTGAAGTAGTCACCAATTCGTCGCTCGGAGCcttaaaatttgcatttaatgagGTCAAAGTGCGGCCGAGGTGCgaaaaaatgttgatttaaGCAGGTACTTTGGATTGCGATGTGATTAAAGAGTCGTCGAATGGAATCGAATGCAAATTATATGCATTCCATTGCTGGGAAATTGATCTGCACAATATACTAATGGCGAATTTCCCGGAAGGAGGCATATGGAAAGTGGAGAATGCCATTTTAGTGACTTCGTGGCTCCAGAAATAAATTAGTAGCCAAGATATTCAAGGCTCACCACCGCAATTTAAACCAATTGTTGGAAGGTTATCCGCACATTTTAAAATCAGACATATTTTTTGGATAACCTCATTGTGGCAGTGTGTCCCTGTCACTGTCCAGATCCACTTTTGCTGAGCTGCCTTAGAACGATTCGAATCTGTGTCAGCGGATAATGCTGGCAATGATGTCACCGGAATGCtggaaaatgaatattttccaTGCCCAAGCACCGCCAAGGAAATTCGCAGCCACATTTGAGTATTTCTACTAATTAAACTGACACGAAAGCCGCAAAACAGACGAATGCACAGAGTTGCGGACTAACCCAGTCCCAATTTTAATTTCGTCCTATAGAAAATGGCAATTTGTGTGCTTGGCAGCCGCTTGATGGCTGCCTGCAGATTGCTTTTCGGGTTCTACCCGAAAGTTCAACTGACTGCGACAGTCAGCATCAGCACTCACCTCTGCGGCTCAGAGATCTAGGTGCTTGCCCAGCCCCGTTTCCTGCAGCAATCCGACGCCTGCGGCCAAGGAATGCCGCCCCATCATCGCGGGGAGTGGTCCAGCTGCGGGCTGTTCCTTGTGCGCCGCCAGCGGAGCACTCCGGTTGACCAGGCTGCCTCCCAGCCAGCTGCGGTGGGTGTGCTCCGGATCGGTGTTCCAGAACTTGTGGAAGGACAGCGGCTGGTGCTGTTGCAGCAGTTCTTCGGCGTAGTCCTGCGGCCTGGCCTGGTGCATACCGGCAGCGGGAATCGCCGGCACGCCCAGCGCCTGGAGGCAGTAGCCCAGGATCATGTCGTCGGGTGCGCTGGCACTGGGACAACTGCAGCGCTCCACGATGAGCCGCACCAGCGGCAGGCTGAGCACGATGCCGGCACCACCCGTGTGGTAATTGAAGCCGTCGGGACCGTGCAGTCGGTAGCCATATCGCTGGCCCAGGTACACCAGCTCCGTGGCGTTGTGGCGGCACAGGAGGCCGCTCAAGCGGGGCACACTGGTGGCGAAATGGGTGTGGATGAGTGGAGGTTACCCGATGGAAAGTACCCGATGAATCGGGTATATCAATATAatcgtttttaattgaatgcgCCGTCATGCGATTGGGTTGGAAACATAATTGGAAACAAGGCAGCGGAGTGCCTCCGGCAAGCCGAAGTTTAAATACACTTCCGTTTGTGTTCGTGGTTTATATGAAACCTAAAAGGATTTCATTTTAAAGCCGTAAGATATTGAAGTGTGATCAGGGAACCTACTAATATAATCGATGATGagaacatatgtacatatgttcataGCGGACCGACTGAGGTATGCATATACAATGTGCTTTATAGGGTAGCAATCACAATAAAAAGTGCACTACTGgcttaaattaaagaaaataagcCATGGATCAGCAGCGGTGTGTAAAATATGGGCATCATTCCATAGAGTTGGCCGTTAAACCCCTGTTAAAGTGGCCACTCAAAAGTATCCCCACTTATCCCAATCAATCCGTAAATGGCATCTCACCTCAACAGCGTGTCATCGTCGACGAGCATGAGCCAGCGGATATCCAGTTGCTTGCCAATGTCCTTGAGGGATAATCGTAGGATGGCCATTGTCTTGGCACAGTGTCCAGACTGCACATTGGGTATCCCAGTGCTGATTGTCGGAATGCCGGCGTCTGTTGAGAGTTTCGTTGGGGCGGGCATAAGGAGTGGGGGAAATCGGAAAGTCAAATCAATGAATATTCAATAAGTGAACTCCTCGCCGCCTGGCGCTGCAGGGGATTGGGGAATTgggagtgcgagtgcgagtggtGGTTGGCCAATCGCACTGGCTGAAATTCAATGTTTGCCCaggcacacatatgtatatggatgAGATGGGTGTGGGTTGAGTTAGGGGCTTTTGTTAGTGCCCCCGATCCCCCCGTGCGGTTTAATTGCCCGCTCATTGTCGTCGGGCTGCTCACCTGCCACCTCGCTGTAGTATCTCCTGTTCCGGGCGTCGGCTGCCCAGGTGCGCTCGATGATTGGTATGCGTTCCTTGTGGAATTTCGCACAGGTTTTGATGGCGAAGTATATGTGCGATCCTGTTGTGTGCAGCTGCAGATACGGAAACGGAAAgggagacggagatggagatggaaacgGTGGGTATCAGTTCGGGGTCGATAGAGAATTTATGGTTATGGAGGTTTCGAATGCTAATTGCTTCGGCTGCACCTTGAATCTGCTGGAATATGCTTGAGTCTGCTATCAATGAACTTTGATTTAAAGGCTTTAAACTGGGTTGCTTGCCTGCTTTTAACTAGCCAGTTTCTACACTATTATCAAATTAAGAAAAGttaattaaacatatttttcctTTAGAAAGCAAAGGTGGCCTTACTTTCGCATCAATTCAAGCGGGGAAACTTCAATACACTCATGAAACATGGACAAAACTTGCCATTTTTGCAAATACCTCATCTTAATCAAAAGCCCCTTAGCATGATATATGATTTTGCTGCAAGAAGGCATGCGAGGCATAAATAAACTTACACAGCCATTCCTCCGCTGCCCCAAAGAAGTCAGTGGCTCCTCCGGCTGCGCATGCAGCACACATGCCACTTTCCTGTGCGGCACGGAAGCGGCGGTGGGGCAAATGTAGCTGGCACCTTTCAGCATGATTCCTCCGGAAATCGGGGTGCTAATGTGCGGATGCGGCGATACATTGTCGAAAATAAAGCGAGCCAGCTCGTGAGAGGCATCAATGGAGAAGTCGCTGCGAAGGGTGATGTTGTGGCCAGTGGGAGCAACCAGATCCGCCAACCTGGAAGCGAGTGATTCATTCAAGCTATGCCTACATGATTGTATAACAATGCTTAGCTTATCAATTGTCAATATGGATTGTTCGTGCCTAAAACAACTTTTCCTTTTGTATCGCAATGCATTAGTGATAACTTGCTTCCATATGCTCATTAATGAGGACTCACCTTCGCAACAGAGCGCCAGTGAATACGACTCCGGCACTGAGCATGGGGTATGGGAACTGCTGGGCACCCTTGTAGTTCCAGAAGTGGTGGATAATGGTGGCCTCCGCATCGTAGAGGGCGTGGCCATAGAAGGCGAGCTGGAGGAAGCACAGTGGTACAGGGCACAGTTGTGGCCTCTGGGGGCAAACTCACCTCCCTCGAGTCCTGGCGACGCAGTTGCTCGAGCAGGCCGCGCAGCGAGGACACACGCGTGTTGTGTTGACACCATATAATCCATTCCGTACGCGCACCCAGCACACGTGCCGGGGCTCGCAGATGAGGCAGTGCGTCCAGCAGGGTCCAGTAGTTAAGCAGCTCATGCATTACATGGACCTTTAGGACAAATTCTCCGGGGAAGATCCCGGCCAGCACCAgtgcttgctgctgcttcagcaCGTTGTGCGATAAGGATGAGCACTCACTTCTGGCCTGCAGAGGATACGGGGGGCAGGCAATGACCAGGAGCACCTCCCCTGGCTGTTTACTACCGCGGCAGAAACTCGCGAGGCACAGAAGCCCCAGCAGCACACATATCCTAGCAGGCATGACTAATCCGAACACATTCCTGATATTTTCTAAACACCTGTCCTCTTCCCACCGCAAAACGGAACACGTCTGTCCCGATGAACGTGCGATGTCGTActgaggcagcggcagctgtgATTTCATTTTGGCGCAAAGCCGAAACGTGTTGTGTCCTGTGGTGTCAACAGTGGGATTCGGGATTTAACGTGCGTAGTCCAACGCGCAGGCGCCTGTAAGGAGCTGTGTTTATGAATGAATCGCAAGGAGCATGCAACAGTTGGTCTCCTGCCCAAGTGTCTCCTTTATGAATCGTATATCAGAACAAGGGAGAATGATTAATTACATGCGATAATATGGTTAAACTTTCAGATGGGCAACTGTGACAATGTTGAATCGACCAGCTCTCCATTCAAGAAAAtcttttatttggaattagAACATAGAGCACAATAAGTGCGCTACATATGCGTACAAGTAGGGGGAATAGAAAAGCAATACTATTAGTGCATAGGCGAGGCCAGTCGCGTAGTTGTCTgcatgctgttgctgcggttgTTCGACTTGAGCCGCAGCTCGTTCACGAGCTTAAATAATTGGTCCTGCTTGGAGAGCAGTTCGCGGGTTCGCTGGCAGCCGTGCTGAGGAGCGCAAAGCCCGGGATTCCAGCGACAGTATAGACCCTTCCACAGGCGGACCGATCTCACGCTGGCGATGGGACGCAGCACCAACTCGGCCCCATGCGTGAACGAGGGGAAAAGCGGATTCAAATACTGGTCCAGCGAAGAGTTGATGTGCGTCCACAAGGATGTTGTCTTATGCTTCAGATCTGCAATAAATGTGAGAATTATTTTCAAGTCCATGAAAACAGCAATCGGTCTAACCTTCGGCCACACGCTCGGCCTCCGTGTTGCAGAGGAAGGTGCCAAATCGACACGAGTACAGGTGATCCACGATGGTTATCAGGAAGTGCTCGTTGAACTCAAACGCATTGTTGAACTGCTGGCTAACCTGCCAGACGCTATCGATAAATTGCAGGAACACTGGGGATCTGTCTGCATCCGAGTGCTTGTTGTCGCCGTGACCAATGCGTTGCTGGAACTTGTGGCCAAAGGAGAGCCACTCCTTCTCGATGAGAACCTCGAAGCCGCGCACTGTGCGATAGTGCGGATCGAGCAGCAGCATGGAAAGGGCCGTCAGCTGGGCTGTGCGATCCCAGCCGTCCGAGCAGTGAACTACGACAGAGGTGCTCATAGTCTCCACCTTGTCAACGATCCTAACGGCA
This genomic stretch from Drosophila teissieri strain GT53w chromosome 2L, Prin_Dtei_1.1, whole genome shotgun sequence harbors:
- the LOC122626400 gene encoding beta-1,3-glucosyltransferase: MPARICVLLGLLCLASFCRGSKQPGEVLLVIACPPYPLQARSECSSLSHNVLKQQQALVLAGIFPGEFVLKVHVMHELLNYWTLLDALPHLRAPARVLGARTEWIIWCQHNTRVSSLRGLLEQLRRQDSRELAFYGHALYDAEATIIHHFWNYKGAQQFPYPMLSAGVVFTGALLRRLADLVAPTGHNITLRSDFSIDASHELARFIFDNVSPHPHISTPISGGIMLKGASYICPTAASVPHRKVACVLHAQPEEPLTSLGQRRNGCLHTTGSHIYFAIKTCAKFHKERIPIIERTWAADARNRRYYSEVADAGIPTISTGIPNVQSGHCAKTMAILRLSLKDIGKQLDIRWLMLVDDDTLLSVPRLSGLLCRHNATELVYLGQRYGYRLHGPDGFNYHTGGAGIVLSLPLVRLIVERCSCPSASAPDDMILGYCLQALGVPAIPAAGMHQARPQDYAEELLQQHQPLSFHKFWNTDPEHTHRSWLGGSLVNRSAPLAAHKEQPAAGPLPAMMGRHSLAAGVGLLQETGLGKHLDL